The Vitis vinifera cultivar Pinot Noir 40024 chromosome 8, ASM3070453v1 genome segment AttcaaaatactaaaatttattttatgaattagaCTTAATCTAATGGTACTTACTACTCTTGCTTCTAATTCTCTTCTCATTCCTTATTTGTCACCCTCTTTAATTTCTTGTCATATAATGCTTTGATAAGTTCTTGTTACATCAAAACATCTTTAATAATACTTCATTAAataccaaaattattttttctatcaaatgaatcaatatcatattttattcttaacatcatcttcaatatatatatatatatatatatatatatatatatattaccatCTTCACATTTTCCACTTTGATaccacttattacaaaaattcACAACATCCtaatataatagaaaaataaaataaaatagagaaaacctGCTAATATTACATGATTCGGTGAAATCACATACGTGGACGTGGACGGGAAATGAGCTTCAAAGGCCACAAATCTAAAGAGCTAAAATTTTTACCATATTAAGCATTTGCTTTTTAAAGAGTAGTTCCACTATTCTCCACTTCCTCTTATCTGTCAATCCACTCTACTCTTCCTTCAAACAGGGACCTTCCCATCAAAGAATTCAGGAATAAATAACCCTTAAATTAAAgtgataaaaattcaaatttatgattCGATAATCCAAAATCGAAAATTAGAACAACAAAGTTCAAATTGATATATCATTTCTAATCTTGAGCTAAATTTAATCAAACGCACAAATGGTACAATATGATTGAGGAAGGTTTggaaaattaagaaatgattgtAGAAGCGATTGACAAAGATCCGATTGAAAGAACTGAAagataaaattgaaaacaaagtgagactactaaatattttaaatgaatttgagccttatatttgaaaattataccactaaaattattaaagaaaagaaaaaatttagtgATTAAGAAAGAATAAATaagattgaaacaaaaaaaatgtttgataaaacttaatacttattgtTTAATGAATTAAGTggattttaaattaagttatatttaaattattgactgAAAACTTATTACTAAAATTGTTGAGTCTTGAGCCCACAAAATGGCCAAGGTAGGGGGTTGGGCTTTGTTATAAAATAACGGGTCCCAATGATGGGCTTTTGCCAAAAATTTATGTATAGTGGAGCCTTCCATGCTTATAAAAAGAGGGGGCAACTTGAACCATTCAATTCATGTAGAACCGTTCAATTCCATTGGGCCACTGGTCCAATGGTTGATTTAGGCGGTTCGTGACTAGTTCAATGCTCAAACAATTTAATAGAGCAAACCGGACCAAAAAATGCTACCAATCGACAGTTGAACCGGTTGGACCGGCTAGTCCAAcccaattttcaaaagaatgGCTTTAAGATGCAGTGATGCTTGCATCTTCTATGAGGATAGTTTTTATAAGCATCCTATTCCTCTCAGAATCCGATGTGAGATTGCTAACAGTAATCAAtggaaaataattaacaaatcCACCCAAGAGAGTTTGAACCTTGACCCAGGTTGAGTAACCAACCTAAGACACCAATCGACTACAAGCCTTCTGATATCTAATAtgtcaaacaaaacaaaatatatccaattttaaaaaaaaatcataatattaaataaaaataatataatatttttaaaaattataaaattagtttaaattaaataatttaattttctttcatttttaatatattcacatttaaatattataaatattttatttaaaaaaatttaaaatattaatatgatttaatttgataatatcaaagataaaaataatattattgatttttaatttatttatatattttttaaattttttataattatttttaattttaataatatataaattacatatttatgacatcaccgaTTTGATCGCAGTTCAACCAAATCGTAAACCGATAATTTTCGATCAGTCCAATTTTAAAAGCATTGCTTAAAACATattctaaattataaaatttgtatatttatccttataaatcataattagaataataaaaaaattgtaataataGGAATGATAAAGTAATGAAAAAGTTTGTaagtaaggaaaataaaagtaaaaaaataaaataaaaacacaaacttaagaataacttattttttattttaaatcataatattaaattattttattatatatatttaatttatttattagattatttaaattgatttaccaaaaaCCGAGAAGGAATAACGAGATCTAGAAGGATGGGCCAAATTGAAAGAAGTGATAAATCCATTAGCTTCAATATCTTTACTAATTCTATGGTGCCAAATCATTCTAATAGTTATgcaaagtaataaaataaatcattaagtaaCATCCGTGGCAGAATATAATTCATCATTGCGCATTGATATATCAATGGTTTCCaccaaatttttgtttaaactttaaAGCAAATCAGCACTTTTCCCAAGTCAAGTcttcaatttttgtttaaactttgAAGCAAATCAGCACTTTTCCCAAGTCAAGTCTTGTACGCTGGACGACTCTTTCGCTTACAAACAACATAATTCTGGTCTTATTCTGCCTCGGCAAACTACACTCTTCTTTTCAGATAAACATTCACCGCCCAGAGAAGATATCGGATGCTACATACGATAATCTCCCTGCCCATCAAATGGTTGAGTCCTTTTCACCAGTCGCATTCCATGAAACTTTCTTATACTGGTGAAACAAACAACTTCACCTTTTAATACCATACACAGAAGTCAAAAATTCATTCTTCAATGTTGAAAATACTTCACAACAAGATGTTGGAGATACTACTTTGAGATATAAAGATGATCAAAGCTTGCAATGTGTCCAACTGATTTGTGCATATATACCAATTGTTTCAAGTAATACCCATCATTTCATAATGATAACTAAGACGtgggagagaagaaaaaaagctGGCCTGTAGAAAATTCATGACGCGGACCAACACAAGCTTCTGTAGAAGAGTACAAAATCATTCAAGGAAGATCCACAGAAGCAAAATTTAACTCATAATTACACATTACTTTGATCTTCTTTTAGAGTTATACAGAGATTACTGGATAGTGTAACTATCTAATTAGTCGATCCCATGAACAATATTCAGAACCACATAATATATAACAACTAGCTAGTTTTGATTCAACAATTACAGACACGGGCCTAAGCATCCAGAGACATAAGGACAGGCGAGAGAAATAGACTAAAACACTAATAGTAGTTCACGGACGCGTCAGAAAACATGGTTTCTTCACCTTGAAAGCAATAAGAATCTCGTACCGGCGCTGTAGTGGTTATGTAAGGTTGCATCATGGCTAAGGTTTCATCAGGTGAGTAGAAAGCTTCTTGTTGGTGAGAAGGAAGAGAATCTGACTGGTAGAGCAGAGACGGGTCATCGTCCACGAAGTTGATCATGGTTTGGTGAAGCCATATCTGGGTCTTGAGGTACTTGACATAGTGAATAGCCTCCTCCAACATGGAAACAGTGTCCATCTTGGTTCCACCAGGAACCAAGCTCTGCAAGATCTTGAAGCGGTCACTGATGCGGTGCCTCCTCTCTCTGGCCGCCACGCTCTGTGGGTCGGTGGAGAGCTTCACCCCTTTGCTTCTCTTCCCACCCTTCTTCTTATCCTTGCCGATGTTTGCCACTGAAGAGGACAGCGAGGAGCTGGGGTTGCTGCTGCTGGGATAATCCATTTTGAAAGAGCCTCACCACAAGCCTTCAAGACGTTTTGGAGCGTAGAAGATGAGTCAAGTTACCTTCAATTCATGTATATATAATAGGCAAATAAGAAAAGTGGCACGTTGATTTGAACAAATAGAGATATCGTCACATGAGTTCAGCCGATCTTTAGAGCAGGATACGGGTGTCTAACCTAGGGACATAGAGTATCAGAGTTAGGGTCTAAGACGCTAGCCCTTAAGCCAAGAGTGCTGCTTTGCCTTATTTGCTCaaactttaattatatatatatggtcaTACTCAGCCTCAGGTATCTGTCTTGGGTCTAGCATGTGGCCCTAGGAGGCCTCCACTAGGCAGCAGTGGCCCTCTAGAGTcggcaagagagagagagaggaaatcaGTGAATTCGTCTTTACAAAGAAGTTGGGTAGTGGGCCTTGTGGGTGGTGGGGTGGGGGATGGGGGGTGGGTGGTGGGGGTCCTCGCTCTGAAATGGAAGTGGATGTGTCATAGTTGCAGGTGAGTCTATATCTAAGGACAAAATCGTTGCTGGGCTTTTACTGTACGAACAATGCTTTTTCCCTAGGATATATACTGTTTGCTGAAAGAGAATAACTATTCATGTCCCCAGTCATGACTACTCTTTTGCAAGAAAAGGGTAGAGGCATAATGTCCCTTCACCCAGAGCTCTTCTTTTAAggggttaatttttttttcccctcttttttttttttgggtcctaATTTTACTTGATCCAACGCTGCATTCGAGCTAGATCCACTCTCTAATCACTGAAAAAGGTGAAAACTCCATGCTCCAAACGACACTGATCCAAGTGTTGTGTCTTGGTTTGGTTAATCGATTTGGAAATCATTATTGGTTGAACCTTCAAATCCACCGGGGGTGTTTTCTCCGGAATAAATGTGCAGTTGTAAGTAGCAAAGAGTCAAACCTTTAATTAATTTGACTGTAATGAATAACATAAGTAATATTAGCTTTACaagttcaaaataattaaagccCAACAAACATACAAACAAAATTCCGCTCGGCACTTTTAAGGGGaacatatcatttttcaaactCTTCAATAAAAAACAATCTACAAATCCATCTTCTTGATTCATGTCATGTCATTTAGTGCCTTGCAAAAGTAACTGAGAGAGCTTGACAAAAAAATTCAGCACTTTTCTTTCAAGGGTCACGAGTGTTTCTCAGTAGATTTGGTCACAGAATGTTAAATCAATGTAACCGAGGAAAGCACTAGAATGGTGTTCAGATAATTTCACTGAAGTTTCAATTTCCTGCTCcattttcaaacttttcatATAATTCACATGTTCTCATGTCTGAAAATGCATTGAAGAAAGATTTTCTGAAAGTTGAAACCACAAAATGaatagaagagagagagagagagagagagagagagagagagagagagagggccaCGGTGCAGGCAAGGGCACATGTGGGCTCTCCGGTATTCACGTTAAGAGTGGGGTGGGTAGAAGGCTAATAATTCTTTCTTGTTCAACTCAAGTTACCTGCTTTAGCTGTCCACTCAATCCTCCTCCCACATCAGTCACAACTTTCCCTAACCTTTAGCTAGCCCAAACCCTTTGGGTTTAACAGACCTAGCCTTTGACTCCAAAACTGCAAAAATCCACCATCAAACCAAAGATCAAAAAAGAGACCAGAATAGTGGGGTGTCCACAGTGGTCAGTAGTGCAATAGAGTTTGGATTGGATTTGGCCATTTGATGTGAATACTGAATGGAGAGGAGAGGAAGAGGCAGCGGGGCAGACAGTGAAGTTGGGTTTCACGTGGAGGGTAGCAAATATGTGGTTGCTTAGCCATTAGTGGTGGAGACATAGAGGGTTGAATAAGGTATgcttttggtttggtttgaaGTTTGAAGCTTCAAGTCGCTATCTATAGGCACACATGCATCTTCTTTTAACCCCCTTAGTCAATACAGGTAACTGTTGTTCCTGTTTTGAGTAACAGAAACGCTACCTAACCCTAGTAAGTTGACACCCTATCTCCAACGTCACTGCTTCAGTTTAGCCCAaagtttttgactttttttcttttcctttcttttcgtTCGACCGTATGTAACTTCAAAATACCTATACACGAAACTAtatttgtttctttaaaaaatcaaatacaaatttttataaaacccACTTTTAAATGATCGAGTCCTTTTCATGTGCTCTAATCGATCAATCAcccatttttctaaaaatttaaacttacaAGTTACAACTCTCCCTCTCGTATGTAGGCTATATCAAGTACTAAGCAcaatttgaatttatatcaaataaaataaaactcaattTTAATATCATATTGAACTATCAATTTTAGTTCAGTATGCGTACCATACTCTT includes the following:
- the LOC104880030 gene encoding transcription factor LAX PANICLE 1; its protein translation is MDYPSSSNPSSSLSSSVANIGKDKKKGGKRSKGVKLSTDPQSVAARERRHRISDRFKILQSLVPGGTKMDTVSMLEEAIHYVKYLKTQIWLHQTMINFVDDDPSLLYQSDSLPSHQQEAFYSPDETLAMMQPYITTTAPVRDSYCFQGEETMFSDASVNYY